From the Porites lutea chromosome 5, jaPorLute2.1, whole genome shotgun sequence genome, the window GGGAGCAGACCAATCAGACTGAATTTTTACTTTCGTGGTTTTATACCGGAAacagaaagcaaaggaacaTGTCAAATTCCTCGTCTTAAAAGTGTTTGCGCGTCGTTTAAGACATTTAAGCAGTGGCCGCTTACGGATGAGTTTTTGAGACAGTATTGACTGAGTAACAAAACagaagtggtcgcttacgggacgtagtcgcttacgagaagtggTCGCTTTGAGAGAGTTGATTGTAGTAAGACAGTAGGCCATTTTCAAAATTCCATAGGGTGGAGGCTAGCCTGCAAACGCACACGTACTGGTCGTCACGTCCGCTCCACCCGGCATTTTTGAATGAGAGAagggtaaataaaataaacgtcGGCCCAAATACAAAAGTgccgttcctaattgattccgTGTGTCTTATAAAtctaaacaaatatttttttataacatacatactgttttaaaaaaaaggtacCACAGCTTACACTGCCTTTTGTTTTATAAATTCTTTTTTCAGAATGTATTGAAAAGTTGCAGGGGATAAGACATGAACAATCATTATTTGTGCCACATGAAAAGTCCAAAGCTTGTAGTCTCCAATCAAGTTGCTTATTTCAAGAACCAATACAATGTACAGTGTACTGGGTATTGATACTGATTTTGAACAAGATTTAGGagattttgctttttcactgaGCATTGTTTAGTTACATTGTAGAAAAAAGATAATTTGAATTTGTAAGTTTAAGTCTTAGCACTTatgtaaaattaaatttttgcaaaatttctgtATCCGGATGTTGAAGTGATTTTTAaaagaggtttgtaaaaattgtgcaatgttTGTTAATGATTAACATTCAAcagttactctgtactgtgataaagttccacGTTGTTAAGGAAGCTAACTAAAAGGAAGTTGTGCTGTACTTTGTGCAagatttttataataataataataataataataataataataataataataatctttatttcttaagataaaatcacatatcctaagttacaatataaactcaaaaaactatttacatatcatatctaaaaattattctgttactaaaaacgttcttaaacctgtcagtgtagattctagggacagagactgacgtatttctaagattgtacctcatgttcttttccttaggtaaaaactggaagaacgggcattcggggtcattcgatctttttttgtagagtgtcttgtccgccttctctagcaaatccctgatatttacattcttggacataaactttcttttcatacaccggtctaaaaaattctgtattacagaaaggtcggaatctgaggcaccataaaccggcagagcgtaagaaaaatttggtaaaactattgcgttaaaaaggtgatctacttcctcctgggacattccttccttacgtaaagATCCTAATACGAATAATGACTTGTTCGCCTTAATTACCTTCGCGCGCACGtgactactgtatttacaattttgttggaaagtaaCACCTAATATGGATAACTCTGCGCACTGCGGTATATTACTAACTGGCTCGATGTCCTGACTGAAACCTTTCTTACGGAAAATAatctccttgcattttgttggattgcatGTCATGCGATTGCGGCTGGACCAGCTAAGAAACTGATCCACCAAGTCAGTGCGACACTGGCCGTTTCCCCAAAAAGGGACGATAATTgtagaatcatcagcatatttaaacAAGGCTGGGCGACCTTCTGAACTTTGATCGCAGATGACAATTATACGCCCCGATGTTGGTCTAATCTTAATACAATTTATTGACAGctattgatttatctttatt encodes:
- the LOC140938358 gene encoding uncharacterized protein produces the protein MTCNPTKCKEIIFRKKGFSQDIEPVSNIPQCAELSILGVTFQQNCKYSSHVRAKVIKANKSLFVLGSLRKEGMSQEEVDHLFNAIVLPNFSYALPVYGASDSDLSVIQNFLDRCMKRKFMSKNVNIRDLLEKADKTLYKKRSNDPECPFFQFLPKEKNMRYNLRNTSVSVPRIYTDRFKNVFSNRIIFRYDM